In Trueperaceae bacterium, the sequence GCGATGCGGGAGACGCGGAAGCGTGGCGACGGGGCGGGAGGGCGGCGGACCGCCCTCCCCCGTCGCGCTGAGGGCGCGGGGGCGGCGCTGGGCCGCCCCCACGTCCGGGGCGCGTCCTTACTCGCCCGTACCGACCCCGAAGAGGCTGGCCTTGCTCCACTCCGAGCCGTCCTCGCCGGGCACGGCGTACTGGAAGAAGGCGATCGTGCGGTCGGCGGGGGTGCCGTCGGTGCCGGCGTACGTGATCTCGCCCGAGACGCCGGGGTAGCCCTCGAGGTTCTGCAGCGCCTCGAGCACCGCGTCGCCGTCGGTGGAGTCGGCGTCGTCGATCGCCTGCACCAGCACGTTGAACGAATCCGCGCCGGCGAGGGTGAAGCCGTTGAAGTCCGGCGCGTCGGGGAAGACGACGTCGAAGAGGCTGGCGAAGTCCTCGGCGCGGGCCGCCGCGTCGCCGCTCAGCACCTCGGGCCCGCCGAAGCCGGTGAGGAGGTAGCCGTCGAACGCTTCGCCGCCGCCGGTCGGGCACTGCGAGTCGTCGCTGGCGTCCGCCCCGAGGATCTGCTGGTCGAAGCCCTGCTGGCGCAGCTGCGGCATGAGGCTGGCGCCCTCGGCGCAGAAGCCGCTGTAGTAGATGACGTCGGCGTCGAAGCCGCGCGCGTCGTTGATCTGCGCGCTGAAGTCGACGGTGTTCGCGACGAAGTCGAGGGTGATCGTCTCCCCGCCCAGCGCCTCGAACTCGTCGGCGAAGAAGCCGGCGAGGCCGAAGCTGTAGTCGTCGTCCTGCTGGCGGAAGACGATGGCGCGCTCCGCACCGAGCTCGTTCACGGCGTGCCGTGCGGCGACCTTGCCCTGGAAGTCGTCGGTGTACGCCATGCGGAAGATGTGGTCGCCGATCTGCGTGGTGGCGGGGTTGGTGGAGCTGGTCGAGATCATGATGACGCCGGCCTCCTGCAGGGGGTTGGCGGCGGCGATGCTCATGGTCGTCGAGATGGACCCCAGCACCCCGACGACGCCCTCGTCGACGAAGCGCGCGGCACAGTTGATCGAGCCCTCGGGCGTGGTCTGGTTGTCGCAGATCGACAGTTCGATGGGGCGGCCGTCGACCGTGGCGCGCTCCTCGAGGGCGGTCTCGATGCCCTGGAGGGTGGAGGTTCCGATGGTCGCGAAGCGGCCGGACAGCTCGAGGTTGACCCCGATGGTGACCGGCTCCTGCGCGGTCGACACGCCGAGCAGCGCGCCGAGCGTCACGAGAAGGGCAAGCATCTTCTTCATGGATACGTCCTTTCGAGGAGCGGGACCGCCGCGGGTCCGTCATGAAGACGGCACACCTGGACGGGAACGAGCACAACGCGACCGGCGTCGCGTCCTTGGACCGGACCTGCAGCGGCTGCATGCCTATGCAGGTTGGCGGAGTATACGTGCCCCCCGCGGCACTGTCAACGCCGCGAACCCCGTCCTGCGCGCGTCTCGAGCCGCACGAACCGTGACCGGTGTTACCGCATATCGATGCGCCCGTCGAAGGCGGTCCGGCCGGATCGCCTTCGATGCGAAGGGCGGCCGGCGGATCAGCCGTCGCGTTTGCGGTCGTGCACCGGGCACACGACCGAACCGACGCCCGGGATGGTGCACCCCACCCGTCCGCCGTGCGCGAGCGGGACCGCGCCGGGCGTCCCGGTGCTGATGACGTCGCCCGGCTCGAGCGGCATCACCGCACTGAAGAACGCCACGAGCGACGCCGGGTCGTGCAGCATGTTCGCCACGACGTTGCGGCGGACCGGCGCGTCGTTCCACGTGGTCGTCACCTCGAGCGCCCCGACGTCCAGACCCCCGGACGTCGCCTCCCCCGTCTCGGCGAGGGCGGCGTGCACGTCGTCGAGCGTCACCAGGTCGGGCCCCAGCACCAGGAAGCCGTCGAAGCTCTTCGCGCGCGTCAGGAAGCGCGGGTTGCGCTGCAGGATGTCCTCCGCGGTCATGTCGATCGCCGTCGTGACGCCCGCGATCAGG encodes:
- a CDS encoding ABC transporter substrate-binding protein, which encodes MKKMLALLVTLGALLGVSTAQEPVTIGVNLELSGRFATIGTSTLQGIETALEERATVDGRPIELSICDNQTTPEGSINCAARFVDEGVVGVLGSISTTMSIAAANPLQEAGVIMISTSSTNPATTQIGDHIFRMAYTDDFQGKVAARHAVNELGAERAIVFRQQDDDYSFGLAGFFADEFEALGGETITLDFVANTVDFSAQINDARGFDADVIYYSGFCAEGASLMPQLRQQGFDQQILGADASDDSQCPTGGGEAFDGYLLTGFGGPEVLSGDAAARAEDFASLFDVVFPDAPDFNGFTLAGADSFNVLVQAIDDADSTDGDAVLEALQNLEGYPGVSGEITYAGTDGTPADRTIAFFQYAVPGEDGSEWSKASLFGVGTGE